CGACTGCGAGCTGGCGGCCGAGCCGCTTGCTGAACTCGATGATGATGACGCGGTGCCGCTGTCGTGGTCGCCACCACAGGCGGCGACGAGTAATCCGGCGGCGGCAACGGAGACGGCTGCGGTGAGGGAGCGCATAACCTGTCCTTCTTGCTTGTCGTTGGTGTGCAAGCAATCCGCGACTCCCCGGCGCGTCTGCCGCATTTGGCGGCCTGAGCATACTGCCGGGACGCGCCGGGGGGAACAGGTTCGTCAGCGCCCGCTACTCTTCGCGCTGGGTCTGCTCCAACAACACCACCGCGCGTCCCTCGACCGTGACCTTGCCCTGCGGCGGCAGCGCGTCGGCGTTCTCCACCTGGCCGGTGCCGGCGGCGGTGTCCAGCACGGGGCGCCAGCCGGGTCCGAATTCGTCAGGGGGAAGCACGAATTCGATCGGCTCGTGGTGAGCGTTGAAGCACAACACGAACGAGTCGTCGGTGATGCGCTGTCCCCGGGAATCCGTGCCCGGGATCCCCAGACCGTTCAGGAAGACCGCCACCGACTTGCCGAAGCCGGAATCCCAGTCCTCGTCGCTCATCTCCGAACCGTCGGGCCGGAACCAGGAGATGTCGGGTAAACCTTCGGAACCGCGGATGCGGACCGGTGCACCGGTGAAGAAACGCCGCCTGCGGAAGACCGGGTGCGCGGCCCGGACGGCCGTCACCGCCCGGGTGAACTCGATCAGGTCGCTGTCGGCGTTGTCCCAGTCGATCCAGGTGAGCTCGCTGTCCTGGCAGAAGCCGTTGTTGTTGCCGTTCTGGGTGCGGCCCAGCTCGTCGCCGTGACAGATCATCGGAACCCCTTGCGACAGAATCGTTGTCGCCAGGAAGTTGCGTTGCTGCCGGGCCCGCAGCGTGTTGATCTCCGGGTCGTCGGTCGGGCCCTCGGCGCCGCAGTTCCAGGACCGGTTGTGTGACTCGCCGTCGTTGTTGTCCTCGCCGTTGGCTTCGTTGTGTTTCTCGTTGTAGGACACCAGGTCCCGCAACGTGAATCCGTCATGAGCGGTGACGAAGTTGATCGAGGCCACCGGCCGCCGGGCGGTGTGCTCGTACAGGTCGGCCGATCCGCTGATCCGGGAGGCGAATTCGCTGAGGATGGCGTCCTCGCCGCGCCAGAAGTCGCGGATGCTGTCGCGGAACTTCCCGTTCCACTCGGTCCATTGCGGCGGAAAATTGCCCACCTGATAGCCGCCGGGGCCGACATCCCATGGTTCGGCGATCAGCTTGACCTGGCTGACGATCGGATCCTGTTGCACGAGTTCGAAAAACGCCGACAGCCGGTCGACATCATAGAATTCGCGGGCCAGGGTGGAGGCCAGGTCGAAGCGGAATCCGTCGACATGCATCTCGGTGACCCAGTACCGCAGCGAATCCATGATCAGCTGCAAGGTGTGCGGATGGCCCACGTTGAGGCTGTTGCCGGTGCCGGTGTAGTCCATGTAGTACTGCTTGTCGTCGTCGACCAACCGGTAGTAGGCGGCGTTGTCGATGCCGCGCATCGACAACGTGGGGCCCATGTGGTTCCCTTCGGCGGTGTGGTTGTAGACGACGTCGAGGATCACCTCGATGTTGGCCTCGTGCAGCGCGCGCACCATGGCCTTGAACTCCTGGACCTGGCCACCGGGTGTGTTGCTGGCGGTGTACTTGAAGTCGGGCGCGAAGAACCCGATTGTGTTGTAGCCCCAGTAGTTTGACAGACCCTTCTCGATGAGCGTCGAGTCGTTGGCGAAGTGGTGGACCGGCATCAGCTCGATCGCCGTCACGCCCAGACTGGTCAGGTGCTCGATGATCGCCGGGTGCGCGATCGCGGAGTAAGTGCCGCGAATCCGTTCGGGGATGGCGGGATGGGTCTGGGTGAGGCCTTTGACGTGCGCCTCGTAGATCACGCTGTCGGCGTACTCGTGGCCGGGCGGGCGGTCCACGCCCCAGTCGAAGTATGGGTTGATCACCACCGATTTGGGCATGTTGGCCGCGGAGTCGTCGTCATTGCGGCTGTCCGGCTCGCCGAAGTTGTAGCTGAACAACGACTGGTCCCACTGGAATGACCCGTCGATCGCCTTCGAGTACGGGTCCACCAGCAACTTGTTGGGGTTGCACCGGTGGCCGTTGGCGGGATCGTAGGGGCCGTGCACCCGGAATCCGTACCGCTGACCCGGCTGGACGCTGGGCAGGAACGCGTGCCAGACGAATCCGTCCACCTCAGGGAGCGCGATCCTGGTCTCCGAGCCGTCATCGTCGAAGAGACACAACTCGACCCGCTCGGCCACCTCGCTGAACACGGCGAAATTGGTGCCGGACCCGTCGTAGCTCGATCCCAGCGGGTAGGCCTTGCCCGGCCACACCTCCGGCCGATCGTCGGCGTGGCCCGATTCGGCTGCGACCCCCGGTGCCGCGGTCTGCTCAGCGCTGACATTAACCACCGTGCCTCCTGACATTGACGGATTGACCGAACTGGAACACCGGCGGTCGCGCTCTGTATATCCGTTGCCGGGCCGGGTTAAGCATGAGATCGCTCTCAGTCTGCGCGGGTGCCCGAAACGTGCTCAGTGAAAAATGCTTTCGGAGTTCCGGAGAGGGTTGCGACACGGTCACGGACGCATACCTATTGACTGCTCAGCGGTCACAACAACCCCATTGCTCACTATCGTCACATCAACCCATGCGGACGTCAATGCGGCGTCCGGCCATTGGAAAGGTGTGACATGTCGGCGATTCCTCGCTTCGTTTCGGTATCGCTGGCAGCGACGGCCGCTGTCGGATTGATCCTTCCGGTCAGCCTCGTGCCCGGCCTCGGCCCGCAGGCGCACGCGTTGCCCTGCAGCGCGCCCGAAGCAAACGTCCCGCCGCCGGCGAACGCCGTCGTGACCAACCCGGGCGGCAAGGTGCTCGGCCCCATGAACAAGCGGCCCCGCGGCGCCAATGACCGCGCACCGCTGCCGCGGTTGGGTCCGTTGCAGCGTGTGCTGCAACCGGGCCAGCGTTACTCCGCGCCGATGCAGCAGCAGGCGCTCGTCCCGGGCGCCAACCCGGCACCACCGGTTCCCGCTCCGCCGGCCGCCGGTCAGCAGCCGGCGGCGGGTCAGTTGGCGCCCGCCCCGGAGGGGGCCGCCGTCCCGGCCCCCAACCCGGCGCCGGCGCCGGCGCCACCAGCCGGGGCACCGGAAGCCGACGGCGCACTAGGCGGCTCCAACACCTCGCTGGTCGAATGGGTGACCGGCCCGGACGGCCCGAACAAGACCCTCGAACGGTTCGGCATCTCCGGAACGGACCTCGGAATCCTCTGGGACAACGGCGATCCCGCCAACCATCAGGTACTCATGGCCTTCGGTGACACGTTCGGCTACTGCGCGGTCAAGGGCGACCAGTGGCGCTACAACGTGTTGTTCCGCAGCAACGACCAGGACCTGTCGCACGGCCTGCACGTGGCGACCGGCGACCCCAGCAACAGGTACGCGGGCTCGCCGACCCAGCAGCCGGGCTTCTCCCGCCAGGTCATCAACAGCATCAAATACGCCAGGGAAGAAACCGGAATCATTCCGACCGCTGCCATCTCCGTCGGCAAAACCCAGTACATCAACTTCATGTCCATCAAGGACTGGGGCCGTGACGGCGAATGGTGGACGAACTACTCCGGCGTCG
This genomic stretch from Mycobacterium paragordonae harbors:
- a CDS encoding DUF4185 domain-containing protein produces the protein MSAIPRFVSVSLAATAAVGLILPVSLVPGLGPQAHALPCSAPEANVPPPANAVVTNPGGKVLGPMNKRPRGANDRAPLPRLGPLQRVLQPGQRYSAPMQQQALVPGANPAPPVPAPPAAGQQPAAGQLAPAPEGAAVPAPNPAPAPAPPAGAPEADGALGGSNTSLVEWVTGPDGPNKTLERFGISGTDLGILWDNGDPANHQVLMAFGDTFGYCAVKGDQWRYNVLFRSNDQDLSHGLHVATGDPSNRYAGSPTQQPGFSRQVINSIKYAREETGIIPTAAISVGKTQYINFMSIKDWGRDGEWWTNYSGVAMSTDNGQTWSVYPGTIRANGPDAARVPYVEGNENFQMGAYLKGSDGYLYSFGTPNGRGGAAHLSRVQPRFIPDLTKYEYWNGDSNSWVPNKPSAATPVIPGPVAEMSAQYNTYLKQYLVMYTNGANDVVARTAPTPQGPYGPEHLLVSNFQMPGGVYAPMMHPWTTGKDVYFNLSLWSAYDVMLMHTSLG
- the glgX gene encoding glycogen debranching protein GlgX, translating into MSGGTVVNVSAEQTAAPGVAAESGHADDRPEVWPGKAYPLGSSYDGSGTNFAVFSEVAERVELCLFDDDGSETRIALPEVDGFVWHAFLPSVQPGQRYGFRVHGPYDPANGHRCNPNKLLVDPYSKAIDGSFQWDQSLFSYNFGEPDSRNDDDSAANMPKSVVINPYFDWGVDRPPGHEYADSVIYEAHVKGLTQTHPAIPERIRGTYSAIAHPAIIEHLTSLGVTAIELMPVHHFANDSTLIEKGLSNYWGYNTIGFFAPDFKYTASNTPGGQVQEFKAMVRALHEANIEVILDVVYNHTAEGNHMGPTLSMRGIDNAAYYRLVDDDKQYYMDYTGTGNSLNVGHPHTLQLIMDSLRYWVTEMHVDGFRFDLASTLAREFYDVDRLSAFFELVQQDPIVSQVKLIAEPWDVGPGGYQVGNFPPQWTEWNGKFRDSIRDFWRGEDAILSEFASRISGSADLYEHTARRPVASINFVTAHDGFTLRDLVSYNEKHNEANGEDNNDGESHNRSWNCGAEGPTDDPEINTLRARQQRNFLATTILSQGVPMICHGDELGRTQNGNNNGFCQDSELTWIDWDNADSDLIEFTRAVTAVRAAHPVFRRRRFFTGAPVRIRGSEGLPDISWFRPDGSEMSDEDWDSGFGKSVAVFLNGLGIPGTDSRGQRITDDSFVLCFNAHHEPIEFVLPPDEFGPGWRPVLDTAAGTGQVENADALPPQGKVTVEGRAVVLLEQTQREE